One Halolamina litorea genomic window carries:
- a CDS encoding Na+/H+ antiporter NhaC family protein has product MASEFGALSVVPPLLAIVLAIATRRAVLSLFLGIWSGAVIFTGGLGVVQTFEWIVAAVAGDFHVRILVFTLLLGSGVAMIWNLGGSYAVRDWAIARLDSQRQAGAVAWALGVVLFFDDYANTAIVGSAMKDVSDHLRVSREKLSYIVDSTAAPVATLGISSWVAFQLSLITDGYEAAGVADHPPAFEVFLNSIPFNMYSILAIVMVAIIVFSGRDYGEMLDAEHRSWRTGQVNREGARPMQDVESDLGAPSAENPRLVSFFAPIGVLIAVTIGSALWTGYSPGASLMDMVTNADFASALIYGSFAMVVTGFALGKLYGILPLGEATDTVIDGFGLMLTAVSILVLAWGIGEVVSALQTGEYVAGVVGEQFPVAVLPALVLLLAAFIAFSTGTSWGTMGILTPIVIPVAWNLTGDHTIIAAMVGVIFSGAIFGDHSSPISDTTVLSSTFTGADLIDHVRTQLYYAITVALVAVVLLLVWGLTRITPLALLPLGVVLLVGLVYGLSEFDANRKGVSPVVSEAPQDGAAPSDD; this is encoded by the coding sequence ATGGCTTCAGAGTTCGGCGCCCTCTCGGTGGTCCCACCGCTGCTGGCGATCGTGCTGGCGATCGCGACGCGCCGGGCGGTGTTGTCCCTGTTCCTCGGAATCTGGTCGGGCGCAGTGATCTTCACCGGCGGCCTCGGGGTCGTACAGACGTTCGAGTGGATCGTCGCCGCCGTCGCCGGCGACTTCCACGTCCGGATCCTCGTGTTCACCCTGCTGTTGGGGTCGGGCGTGGCGATGATCTGGAACCTCGGGGGCTCCTACGCCGTCAGGGACTGGGCGATCGCCAGACTCGACTCACAGCGACAGGCCGGCGCCGTGGCGTGGGCGCTCGGTGTCGTCCTCTTCTTCGACGATTACGCCAACACGGCCATCGTCGGCTCCGCGATGAAGGACGTCTCAGACCACCTGCGGGTCTCCCGGGAGAAGCTGTCCTACATCGTCGACTCGACGGCGGCGCCGGTGGCGACGCTCGGTATCTCCTCGTGGGTGGCGTTCCAACTGTCGCTCATCACCGACGGGTACGAGGCCGCCGGGGTCGCCGATCACCCGCCCGCCTTCGAGGTGTTCCTCAACTCCATCCCGTTCAACATGTACTCGATCCTCGCGATCGTGATGGTGGCGATCATCGTGTTCTCCGGGCGCGACTACGGCGAGATGCTCGACGCCGAGCACCGCTCGTGGCGCACCGGGCAGGTGAACCGCGAGGGTGCCCGCCCGATGCAGGACGTGGAGTCCGACCTCGGGGCGCCGAGCGCGGAGAACCCCCGGCTGGTCAGCTTCTTCGCGCCGATCGGCGTCCTCATCGCCGTCACCATCGGCAGCGCGCTGTGGACCGGCTACTCCCCCGGCGCCAGCCTCATGGACATGGTGACCAACGCCGACTTCGCGTCGGCGCTCATCTACGGCTCCTTCGCGATGGTCGTGACCGGGTTCGCCCTCGGGAAACTCTACGGCATCCTCCCGCTGGGGGAGGCGACGGACACGGTCATCGACGGGTTCGGCCTCATGCTCACGGCGGTTTCGATCCTCGTGCTCGCGTGGGGGATCGGTGAGGTCGTGAGCGCGCTGCAGACCGGCGAGTACGTCGCCGGCGTCGTCGGCGAGCAGTTCCCGGTCGCGGTTCTGCCGGCGCTCGTGTTGCTGCTCGCTGCCTTCATCGCCTTCTCGACGGGCACCTCCTGGGGGACGATGGGGATCCTGACGCCCATCGTCATCCCGGTCGCGTGGAACCTCACTGGCGACCACACGATCATCGCGGCGATGGTCGGCGTGATCTTCTCCGGCGCCATCTTCGGGGACCACAGCTCCCCCATCTCGGACACGACGGTGCTCTCCTCGACGTTCACCGGCGCCGACCTCATCGACCACGTCCGGACACAGCTCTACTACGCGATCACCGTCGCGCTCGTCGCCGTCGTGCTGCTGCTCGTGTGGGGGCTCACCCGGATCACGCCGCTCGCGCTACTGCCCCTCGGCGTCGTGCTGCTCGTCGGCCTCGTCTACGGGCTCTCCGAGTTCGACGCCAACCGCAAGGGTGTCAGTCCGGTCGTTTCCGAAGCGCCACAGGACGGGGCCGCGCCGTCGGACGACTGA
- the asd gene encoding aspartate-semialdehyde dehydrogenase — translation MSVRVGLLGATGAVGQRFVQLLHDHPTFEIAAVTASPESAGESYRDAAKWRVDTPIPESVAGMTVIETSAEAIPDDLDLLFSSLPSGVAAEVEPELCRAGHVVSSNSSNERMAEDVPLTIPEVNADHLDLIETQRAERGWDGALVKNPNCSTITMTPTLAALDQFGLSRVHVSTLQAVSGAGYSGVTSMEIIDNVLPYIGGEEEKMETESRKLLGSVEDGELSLHDVEVAASCNRVPSLDGHLENVFAELDENPTAAEVHEALADFAGVDLPSAPEQPIHVFEDPERPQPRLDRMRGQGMQISAGGLRETPEGIQYNCLAHNTIRGAAGASVLNGELLVEEGWV, via the coding sequence ATGTCAGTACGTGTCGGCCTCCTCGGCGCCACCGGCGCCGTGGGTCAACGGTTCGTCCAGCTGCTCCATGACCACCCGACCTTCGAGATCGCCGCGGTCACGGCCAGCCCCGAGAGCGCCGGCGAGTCCTACCGCGACGCCGCCAAGTGGCGCGTCGACACGCCGATCCCGGAGTCGGTCGCGGGGATGACCGTCATCGAGACCAGCGCCGAGGCGATCCCGGACGATCTGGACCTGCTGTTCTCCTCGCTCCCCTCCGGTGTCGCCGCCGAGGTCGAGCCGGAACTCTGTCGGGCGGGCCACGTCGTCTCCTCGAACTCCTCGAACGAGCGCATGGCCGAGGACGTGCCCCTGACGATCCCCGAGGTCAACGCCGACCACCTCGACCTGATCGAGACCCAGCGCGCAGAGCGGGGTTGGGACGGCGCGCTCGTCAAGAACCCCAACTGCTCGACGATCACCATGACCCCCACCCTCGCCGCCCTCGACCAGTTCGGCCTCTCCCGGGTCCACGTCTCCACCCTGCAAGCGGTCTCCGGCGCCGGCTACTCCGGCGTCACGTCGATGGAGATCATCGACAACGTCCTCCCCTACATCGGCGGCGAGGAGGAGAAGATGGAGACCGAGTCCCGCAAGCTACTCGGCAGCGTCGAGGACGGCGAACTCTCGCTGCACGACGTCGAGGTCGCCGCCTCCTGTAACCGCGTGCCTTCGCTCGACGGCCACCTGGAGAACGTCTTCGCCGAACTCGACGAGAACCCGACCGCCGCCGAGGTCCACGAGGCCCTCGCCGACTTCGCCGGCGTCGACCTGCCGTCGGCGCCCGAACAGCCGATTCACGTCTTCGAGGACCCCGAGCGACCACAGCCCCGACTCGACAGGATGCGCGGGCAGGGGATGCAGATCTCGGCGGGCGGCCTGCGTGAGACGCCCGAGGGGATCCAGTACAACTGCCTCGCACACAACACGATCCGCGGTGCGGCGGGCGCGTCGGTACTCAACGGCGAACTGCTCGTCGAAGAAGGCTGGGTCTGA
- a CDS encoding D-2-hydroxyacid dehydrogenase, with protein sequence MSEPDVLLLRQKIHGISVDDYAEAMRERLPDADIAVAETPEQERELIPHARVVAGFNIDPEMLERAENLELFACSFAGTGHLPMEALEEAGVAVTNASGVHGPNISEYVLGALLSMARDFPRAARNQRNHVWQSFGTDELQGSTVTIVGMGAIGQATVERLDAFGVDTIGVRYSPEKGGPTDEVLGFEDIHDALARTDSLVLACPLTDATEQLIDSEAFKTLSPDATLVNIARGGVVDTDALVAALRSNDIGAAFLDVTDPEPLPADHPLWAFDNVRITPHNAGHTPKYFDRLSDIVAANYEALKTGGDIENRVV encoded by the coding sequence ATGAGCGAACCAGACGTGCTACTGCTGCGCCAGAAGATCCACGGCATCTCCGTCGACGACTACGCCGAAGCGATGCGTGAACGGCTCCCCGACGCCGACATCGCCGTCGCCGAGACCCCCGAACAGGAGCGAGAGCTGATCCCGCACGCGCGAGTCGTCGCCGGCTTCAACATCGACCCGGAGATGTTGGAGCGCGCGGAGAACCTCGAACTGTTCGCCTGTTCGTTCGCCGGCACCGGTCACCTCCCGATGGAGGCGCTGGAGGAGGCCGGCGTCGCCGTCACCAACGCCTCGGGCGTCCACGGGCCGAACATCTCGGAGTACGTCCTCGGTGCGCTACTCTCGATGGCGCGGGACTTCCCGCGTGCGGCCCGGAACCAGCGAAACCACGTCTGGCAGTCCTTCGGCACCGACGAACTGCAGGGCTCGACGGTCACCATCGTCGGCATGGGCGCCATCGGACAGGCCACCGTCGAGCGACTCGACGCGTTCGGTGTCGACACCATCGGCGTCCGATACAGCCCCGAGAAGGGTGGCCCGACCGACGAGGTGCTCGGATTCGAGGACATTCACGACGCGCTGGCCCGCACGGACTCGCTCGTGCTCGCGTGTCCGCTCACGGACGCGACCGAGCAACTGATCGACTCGGAGGCGTTCAAGACGCTCTCGCCCGACGCCACGCTGGTCAACATCGCCCGCGGGGGCGTCGTCGACACCGACGCGCTCGTCGCCGCGCTCCGCAGCAACGACATCGGCGCCGCGTTCCTCGACGTGACCGACCCCGAACCGCTCCCGGCGGACCACCCGCTCTGGGCGTTCGACAACGTCCGCATCACGCCGCACAACGCCGGCCACACGCCGAAGTACTTCGACCGCCTCAGCGACATCGTGGCGGCGAACTACGAGGCGCTGAAGACGGGCGGCGATATCGAGAACCGCGTCGTCTGA
- a CDS encoding MFS transporter, translating to MLSADTRQRLLVAVAAATRFGSGVLLGTGLAFYLGRDDASALVVGLVTTAYFLGMTVFSPFWGAVADVTGRRRAVLVATGLGATLALAPLFLFSGVWVPILSRGLYAVFAVGFAPVMLGVVSARGGDEGRGRSLGFFNAARATGFTGGQLAVGLLLGMLAPEWMYAVIVAGSLLSTLVVAFLDDSAAPKPDSQPTVHELLAEVRRRLIPAVDDRDHLRRNGLWMLYVALAFRNATVMGLFGLMPVYLPETLGISEFAMGALLAINPAGQTVFMLLFGRIADAWGRKPLVVVGIAGSGLFALVAAAATLFAGPLRLVVAALSFVIIAAAYSAMTTGALAFIGDVAPESRESELMGLRSTAKGVGGVFGPVLIGGLVALVGYPTAFAVGSSMAFIAAGLAGWKLVESREGVVFPGRGAVPGDD from the coding sequence GTGCTCTCCGCGGACACCCGACAGCGACTCCTCGTCGCCGTCGCCGCCGCCACGCGCTTCGGCTCGGGGGTGCTCCTCGGGACGGGGCTGGCGTTCTACCTCGGCCGGGACGACGCCTCGGCGCTGGTCGTGGGGCTCGTCACGACCGCGTACTTCCTCGGGATGACCGTTTTCTCGCCGTTCTGGGGCGCCGTCGCCGACGTGACCGGGCGTCGCCGCGCGGTGCTCGTGGCGACCGGGCTGGGAGCGACGCTCGCGCTCGCCCCGCTGTTCCTGTTCTCGGGCGTCTGGGTTCCCATCCTCTCCCGCGGGCTCTACGCCGTCTTCGCCGTCGGGTTCGCGCCGGTGATGCTCGGCGTCGTCTCCGCGCGCGGCGGCGACGAGGGCCGTGGGCGCTCGCTCGGCTTCTTCAACGCCGCGCGGGCCACCGGCTTCACCGGCGGCCAGCTCGCGGTCGGCCTGCTGCTCGGCATGCTCGCGCCGGAGTGGATGTACGCCGTCATCGTCGCCGGCAGCCTCCTCTCGACGCTCGTCGTCGCCTTTCTCGACGACAGCGCGGCACCCAAGCCCGACAGCCAGCCCACCGTTCACGAACTGCTCGCGGAGGTCCGGCGGCGCCTGATCCCGGCCGTCGACGACAGGGACCACCTGCGCCGTAACGGCCTCTGGATGCTCTACGTCGCGCTCGCGTTCCGCAACGCGACGGTGATGGGGCTGTTCGGGCTGATGCCGGTCTACCTCCCCGAAACGCTCGGAATCTCGGAGTTCGCGATGGGGGCGCTGCTGGCTATCAACCCCGCGGGCCAGACCGTGTTCATGCTCCTGTTCGGCCGCATCGCCGACGCGTGGGGCCGCAAGCCGCTGGTCGTCGTCGGCATCGCCGGATCGGGGCTGTTCGCGCTCGTCGCCGCCGCCGCGACGCTGTTCGCCGGCCCCCTCCGACTCGTCGTCGCCGCGCTCTCGTTCGTGATCATCGCCGCCGCCTACTCGGCGATGACGACGGGCGCGCTGGCGTTCATCGGCGACGTGGCGCCCGAGTCCCGGGAGTCCGAACTGATGGGGTTACGTTCGACCGCCAAGGGCGTCGGCGGCGTGTTCGGGCCGGTCCTGATCGGCGGCCTCGTCGCCCTCGTCGGCTACCCGACGGCGTTCGCGGTCGGCTCCTCGATGGCGTTCATCGCCGCCGGACTGGCGGGCTGGAAGCTGGTCGAGAGCCGTGAGGGCGTAGTGTTCCCGGGGCGAGGAGCCGTTCCGGGGGACGACTGA
- a CDS encoding aldo/keto reductase produces the protein MTEMQYTRLGATGLEVSRLCLGCMNFGSGSEWMMNDRGESIDLLHEAMDAGINFLDTANVYSTGESEEIVGEAIQSRNRDELVVATKVRGEMHEGPNGSGLSRKHILDQVEASLDRLGTDYIDLYQIHRWDDDTPIEETLAALDHLVETGRVRYIGASTMSAYQFTKALYTSDIEDYSRFTCMQPEYSAAARHEEANLLPVCEGEDVGVIPWSPLAGGFLTGKYERDADAPEGSRGAASEHVERKFTEANWEVLDEVRAVADDHDATPAQVSLAWLLAQDAVTAPIIGPKNSEQLQDNLGALDLDLSDDEVERIAAPKTPRWPAE, from the coding sequence ATGACCGAGATGCAGTACACCCGGCTCGGCGCGACCGGGCTGGAGGTCTCACGGCTCTGTCTTGGCTGTATGAACTTCGGCTCCGGCTCGGAGTGGATGATGAACGACCGCGGCGAGAGCATCGACCTGCTCCACGAGGCGATGGACGCCGGGATCAACTTCCTCGACACCGCGAACGTCTACTCCACCGGCGAGAGCGAGGAGATCGTCGGCGAAGCCATCCAGTCCCGGAACCGAGACGAACTGGTCGTGGCGACGAAAGTGCGCGGCGAGATGCACGAGGGGCCCAACGGCTCGGGGCTCTCCCGCAAACACATCCTCGATCAGGTGGAGGCCAGCCTCGACCGGCTGGGGACCGACTACATCGACCTCTACCAGATTCACCGCTGGGACGACGACACGCCCATCGAGGAGACCCTCGCCGCGCTCGACCACCTCGTCGAGACCGGGCGAGTGCGCTACATCGGCGCCTCGACGATGTCGGCCTACCAGTTCACGAAGGCGCTGTACACCTCCGACATCGAGGACTACAGCCGCTTCACCTGCATGCAGCCGGAGTACTCCGCGGCCGCGCGCCACGAGGAGGCGAACCTCCTGCCGGTCTGTGAGGGCGAGGACGTCGGCGTCATCCCGTGGTCGCCGCTCGCGGGCGGGTTCCTTACCGGGAAGTACGAGCGCGACGCCGACGCCCCCGAGGGCTCCCGCGGCGCCGCGAGCGAGCACGTCGAGCGGAAGTTCACCGAGGCGAACTGGGAGGTGCTCGACGAGGTCCGGGCCGTCGCCGACGATCACGACGCCACGCCCGCGCAGGTGAGTCTCGCGTGGCTGCTGGCACAGGACGCCGTGACGGCGCCGATCATCGGCCCCAAGAACAGCGAGCAGTTGCAGGACAACCTCGGCGCGCTCGACCTCGACCTGAGCGACGACGAGGTCGAACGCATCGCGGCACCGAAGACGCCGCGCTGGCCGGCGGAGTAG
- a CDS encoding translation initiation factor eIF-2B, producing MIDETVAEIREMRSHSSSAVAVKAATALRELLDREYVSAETFDRDLEHNAGALRRANPSHASLHTAMRSIVDAVAGEADTPEEAKSLLEGAIEDAVTRVESGKRRAAAHAADTFEDGETILTHDYSSTVLEAVEASCAEGCHLTAYVTEARPRYLGRKTARTLAGIDRVEPHLLVDSAAGYVMEDVDRVIVGMDCIVEDTLYNRIGTYPIAAVAAREGVPVTVVGSSTKVIDDFRFENEFRPGSEVMREPVEGVEIENPAYDATPVELIDSLITDEGVSEP from the coding sequence ATGATCGACGAGACGGTCGCCGAGATCCGGGAGATGCGGAGTCACTCCTCCTCGGCGGTCGCCGTGAAGGCCGCGACGGCGCTCCGGGAACTGCTCGACCGGGAGTACGTCTCGGCGGAGACGTTCGACCGGGACCTCGAACACAACGCCGGCGCGCTCCGGCGGGCGAACCCCTCCCACGCCTCGCTGCACACCGCGATGCGCAGTATCGTCGACGCCGTCGCCGGCGAGGCCGACACCCCCGAGGAGGCGAAGTCGCTGCTCGAAGGCGCCATCGAGGACGCCGTCACCCGCGTCGAGTCGGGCAAGCGCCGCGCGGCCGCCCACGCCGCCGACACCTTCGAGGACGGCGAGACGATCCTGACCCACGACTACTCCTCGACCGTGCTGGAGGCCGTCGAGGCCTCCTGCGCGGAGGGCTGTCACCTCACCGCCTACGTCACCGAGGCCCGCCCGCGCTACCTCGGCCGGAAGACCGCCCGCACGCTCGCCGGTATCGACCGCGTCGAGCCACACCTGCTGGTCGACAGCGCCGCCGGCTACGTGATGGAGGACGTGGATCGAGTGATCGTCGGGATGGACTGCATCGTCGAGGACACGCTCTACAACCGCATCGGCACCTACCCCATCGCTGCCGTCGCCGCTCGGGAGGGCGTGCCGGTCACCGTTGTCGGCTCCTCGACGAAGGTGATCGACGACTTCCGCTTCGAGAACGAGTTCCGCCCGGGCAGCGAGGTCATGCGCGAACCGGTCGAGGGCGTCGAGATCGAGAACCCCGCCTACGACGCGACGCCGGTGGAACTGATCGACTCCCTCATCACCGACGAGGGTGTCTCCGAGCCCTGA